From a region of the Solanum stenotomum isolate F172 chromosome 2, ASM1918654v1, whole genome shotgun sequence genome:
- the LOC125856319 gene encoding U-box domain-containing protein 4-like: METEVQSNFTYMGRTFTNLSINGSSSAFSDCNSDISGEFPAASSQSRRLFLSCASENSDELIEQLVSDLESSSIDEQKQAAIEIRLLAKNKPENRIKIARAGAIKPLISLISSTDPQLQENGVTAILNLSLCDENKELIAASGAIKPLVRALKVGTSTARENAACALLRLSQVEENKIAIGRSGAIPPLVNLLETGNFRGKKDASTALYSLCSVKENKVRAVQAGVMKPLVELMADFSSNMVDKSAFVVSELISVAEARPALVDEGGIPVLVEIVEVGSQRQKEIAVAILLQVCEDSVAYRTMVAREGAIPPLVALSQSGTSRAKRKAEKLIDLLRQPRSGNAAATAVARTSGVPV; the protein is encoded by the exons ATGGAGACTGAAGTTCAATCGAATTTCACATATATGGGACGGACCTTCACCAATCTCAGTATCAATGGAAGTTCCTCAGCTTTCAGCGATTGCAACAGTGATATATCCGGTGAGTTTCCAGCCGCTTCTTCTCAAAGCCGGCGGTTGTTTTTGTCTTGTGCGTCGGAAAATTCTGATGAATTAATCGAACAACTCGTTTCCGATCTCGAGTCTAGTTCAATCGATGAACAAAAACAAGCGGCGATTGAAATTAGACTCCTCGCGAAGAATAAACCGGAAAATCGTATCAAAATAGCTCGAGCTGGAGCAATTAAACCGTTGATTTCGCTTATCTCCTCCACCGATCCTCAGCTTCAGGAAAACGGCGTTACGGCAATTCTCAATCTGTCTCTTTGCGATGAGAATAAGGAGCTTATCGCTGCATCAGGAGCGATTAAACCACTAGTTCGAGCGCTTAAAGTTGGAACCTCAACAGCCAGAGAGAACGCCGCTTGCGCTCTTCTCCGGCTATCGCAAGTTGAGGAGAATAAAATTGCAATCGGTCGATCAGGTGCAATTCCTCCACTAGTGAACCTTCTAGAAACTGGAAATTTCCGCGGCAAAAAGGATGCATCAACTGCTCTGTATTCTCTATGTTCCGTGAAAGAGAACAAAGTGAGAGCAGTACAAGCTGGCGTGATGAAGCCTTTGGTAGAACTAATGGCGGATTTCAGTTCAAATATGGTGGATAAATCGGCGTTCGTTGTGAGCGAATTGATATCAGTGGCGGAGGCAAGGCCGGCACTGGTGGACGAAGGTGGAATTCCGGTATTGGTGGAGATCGTAGAGGTCGGATCACAACGACAGAAGGAGATTGCCGTTGCCATTCTGTTACAGGTATGTGAGGATAGCGTGGCGTACCGTACTATGGTGGCTCGCGAAGGAGCCATTCCTCCCCTCGTCGCTTTGTCACAGTCCGGAACCAGTCGCGCCAAACGAAag GCGGAGAAACTGATTGATCTTCTACGGCAACCAAGATCCGGTAACGCCGCTGCAACAGCAGTAGCAAGAACCTCTGGTGTGCCAGTCTGA
- the LOC125856830 gene encoding F-box/kelch-repeat protein At5g43190, which produces MENKKMIQSNQMDPKIWSRLPEDVLEHLLSFLPLKTFLKLRSTCKHFKTLLFSPPFISKHSPSSSSSSFSSFFLLSHPQFPRQYPLFDTVHNNWRNLSLCISPVLPSSSSVLLSSSNGLLCFSRSSSSSFIITNVLARSSRVVKYPNLPFSFESVTLISSANNGYKLFVMSAFGSSSQVFVYDSLVHSWSQFGGFDLILNENHHQEGVFHDGYLWFITPEPYFTVCMDLDNGMWKRSNFELPSEVTFARLVSDGDKKMFLISGNGSNGISRSMKLWELNGDSKIWVEVENVPELICRKFLSVCYHNYEHVYCFWHKGLICVCCYSWPEILYYKVSRRTWHWLPKCPSLPDKWSCGFRWFSFVPELYAFV; this is translated from the coding sequence AtggaaaacaagaaaatgatacAATCAAATCAAATGGATCCCAAAATATGGAGTCGATTACCAGAAGATGTATTAGAGCATTTGCTTTCATTTCTTCCATTAAAAACATTCTTGAAACTCAGATCAACTTGTAAGCATTTCAAAACTCTTCTTTTTTCACCCCCTTTCATTTCTAAACActccccttcttcttcttcttcatctttttcttcatttttcttactTTCACATCCACAATTCCCTAGACAATACCCTTTATTCGATACTGTTCATAACAACTGGCGGAATTTATCTCTGTGTATTTCCCCTGTTTTGCCATCTTCTTCCTCTgttcttttatcttcttctaaTGGCTTGCTTTGTTTCAGTcgttcaagttctagttcttTCATTATAACTAATGTTTTAGCTAGATCTTCTAGGGTTGTAAAATACCCAAATTTGCCTTTTTCTTTTGAGTCTGTTACTTTGATTTCTTCAGCTAATAATGGGTATAAGCTGTTTGTGATGTCTGCTTTTGGATCTTCAAGTCAAGTTTTTGTTTATGATTCTTTGGTTCATTCTTGGAGTCAATTTGGTGGATTTGATCTGATTTTAAATGAGAATCATCATCAAGAAGGGGTTTTTCATGATGGGTATTTGTGGTTTATTACACCAGAGCCTTATTTTACAGTTTGTATGGATCTTGATAATGGGATGTGGAAAAGATCCAATTTTGAGCTGCCTAGTGAGGTTACTTTTGCTAGATTGGTGAGTGATGGGGATAAAAAAATGTTCTTGATTAGTGGAAATGGGAGTAATGGGATTTCAAGAAGCATGAAGTTGTGGGAATTGAATGGGGATTCTAAGATTTGGGTTGAAGTTGAGAATGTGCCTGAATTGATTTGTAGGAAGTTTTTATCTGTTTGTTATCATAACTATGAACATGTTTATTGTTTTTGGCATAAAGGGTTGATTTGTGTTTGTTGTTATTCTTGGCCTGAGATATTGTATTATAAGGTTTCTAGAAGGACTTGGCATTGGCTTCCTAAATGCCCTTCATTGCCTGATAAATGGAGTTGTGGATTCAGATGGTTTTCCTTTGTTCCTGAGCTATATGCCTTTGTGTAA
- the LOC125856380 gene encoding probable strigolactone esterase DAD2, which translates to MGQTLLDALNVQVVGSGERVLVLAHGFGTDQSAWSRILPFFLRDYRVVLYDLVCAGSVNPDFFDFRRYTTLDPYVDDLLHILDSLGIDRCSYVGHSVSAMIGILASIRRPELFSKLILIGASPRFLNDEDYHGGFELGEIEKVFSAMEANYEAWVNGFAPLAVGADVPAAVREFSRTLFNMRPDITLFVSRTVFNSDMRGVLGLVKVPCHIFQTARDHSVPASVATYLRNNLGGRNTVHWLNIEGHLPHLSAPNLLAQELRRALSHR; encoded by the exons ATGGGTCAGACCCTTTTAGACGCTCTGAACGTTCAGGTCGTCGGTTCCGGCGAAAGAGTTTTGGTTTTAGCCCATGGGTTCGGTACAGACCAATCCGCTTGGAGTcgaattttacctttttttctcCGAGATTACCGTGTTGTTCTGTATGACCTTGTCTGTGCCGGCAGTGTAAATCCTGATTTCTTCGATTTCCGACGTTATACGACACTTGACCCATATGTTGATGATCTTCTACATATTCTCGATTCTCTTGGTATCGATCGTTGTTCCTATGTCGGACACTCTGTCTCCGCCATGATCGGAATTCTCGCTTCGATTCGCCGCCCTGAACTCTTTTCTAAACTCATCCTCATCGGAGCTTCTCccag ATTCTTGAATGATGAAGACTACCATGGTGGATTTGAACTTGGAGAAATAGAGAAAGTATTTTCAGCAATGGAGGCAAATTATGAAGCATGGGTCAATGGTTTTGCCCCGTTAGCCGTCGGAGCCGACGTTCCGGCGGCTGTACGAGAATTCAGTAGGACATTGTTCAATATGAGACCGGACATAACATTGTTTGTGTCAAGGACAGTGTTTAATAGTGACATGAGGGGAGTTTTAGGTCTTGTGAAAGTACCATGTCACATTTTTCAGACAGCAAGGGACCACTCAGTACCTGCTTCAGTCGCGACGTATTTAAGGAACAACCTTGGTGGGAGGAACACCGTGCATTGGTTGAATATTGAAGGTCATTTGCCACACCTTAGCGCCCCGAATTTATTGGCTCAAGAGCTAAGGAGAGCTCTTTCTCATAGGTGA